The following DNA comes from Rhineura floridana isolate rRhiFlo1 chromosome 18, rRhiFlo1.hap2, whole genome shotgun sequence.
agtgggtctgcttggAGTAGGACTACCAATGGATACAACCCAGCAGAGGAGGGTGGTCCACTGGGACTAGAGGGCCACTGTCCCACCAATCTCAACCTGCCCTCAGGTAGCTTGCACACCtacttgccttcttacttataaccagagcttggaaaagtttttgaactacaactcccatcagccccagccagcatggccactggattgggttcatgggagttgtagttcaaaaaagtaacttttccaagctctgcttataacCAGTCTAAAGGGTggctctggctgtcagcttcctcctcctctgtctcagtgttgcccttgtagaactctgggagcagaaggatggggacaaacctagaattagtcggctttgcctgtcattggctctggcccaACCAATCATTgcctctgcctctgcctatggttgggctccctgtcttccacCCCACAAGTTTCAATAGGCACCTGCCACCACTGGAACCTGGTAACTCTCACCGATGAATCCTGCTGATTATTTTTGAGAATTAGCTGAGTCATCAGCTTAACAAAACATGGCCCAATATCCTCACACTATGTTGTATGTGTAGCGTAATGTGCAATGCACAAAAAGGTGGCATGAACGCAAACTTTGGACTTGACTTGTAGCACACACCCCAGAGATTGCCCATCACCTTTCCCCCTCCAGATATGACAAAGTCGTCCTTATGACTGACTATTGCAAGCCTTACTCACCTTTTTCGGACTTTGACCTTAACATGGACAGCTCCCCTGTTACTTTGCCCTTCCAAAGCAACCTTAACAAAAATTATTATGCTAGCCCATTCCACTTACTTGCATAGGTTTGTGTGCTGACACAGTAGCCCCCATTGCTCATGATGTGTAGGCCATACCTGAGTGCAGACCAGAGGGAGGCTGTGCTTTTAGTCCCAGTGCCAGGTCTTCTTTCCTTAACAACTATGCATTGTGCACTGTTGCCTGTATAGGTATCCATGAGTTCTGGCTGTTGTGTAAGAACTCTGGATGATTGGGACACCTGCACAACCTCCCAGCTGAGTTATACAAGGGCAActctgaaactaaggaggaggaagctgggagcagtaggctggtgccccacttgccctaatagaccagcctccactggggctggctgagagcagcctgagcttggtggggcggtTCGCCAGTTGCCCTAACAGTCCAGCTTCCTCTGATAAGAGCTAAGAGACTGTCCTGCAAGCCCCTTTCCTCATCTCTTCTATCTGCAatatggtgatggtgatgaggtGATGATAGTAATACTAACCTGCCTTACAGAGTTGTTATAAAGATTCCTGAATGGACATAGGGGAATTGCTTTGAATGTTAACATGCTGCACTAATGCCAAGTAGTGTTGTTGTTTATGAGTGACAACCCCAATTCCCGCATCAGGCAGCCACATCACCTcagcctgcctccccccccccgcttcattTTGTGACTTTCTCCACCAGTGCCAATTTTAAACGACTAACTTCTTTGCAGCCAGGACTTGCTGTGATGGCTTCACCTTTGGCTAGGATTCACATACTCAGTGAGTGTCATAATGGGTGGCAGAGTTGTCTTTTCCTCAATTCTTTTTCCCCCTCTACTGCACCAGGATGAAGCTGGGACAGGCAGGCGGTGCAAGGGGGGTGTTGGAGAGGCTGacagagggaaggggggggggagaacagagcTGAATTATTCTCTTTTATGAGGTAAGCATTGTGCAGGCAGGCGATTGAATTTACAACACTATAAATGAGTATGAGACTCCATCTCACCCTGTCAATGAGAAGGGGgcttctggggtggggtgggggtgggtgggaagcagGGAAAGAGGCACATTTAACCCTTCTGTGTTGCATTCCCAGGCATCTCAATAGACTCTCAGCCTTGCAAAAGAACCCGCTGCATACTCAATGAGACCTTTTATACCTTTTAATTACCCTTCTCCACAAAAGGGCCAAGACTCTTCTCTGACTAACCCCCTATAAGGCGGGAAgctttcacccctccccctcagtTCCTCAAATAAGAGAAAAGACACAGAGAGTATAACATGGCCCCCTCTGTACCTTGCTCCAAACCAGCTTCCTACAAAATATGTTTAATGACAATGGATATAAATTTGGGAAGGCCAAATTGTGGTTGTTTTTCAAATTTGTTGATATTTCTTTGTCCTGTGCTTCTTCTAGGGAGGTTGGGGCAGTGCAGATGGTGCCCTCTCTCccttgttatcctcacaacaaccctgaggtaAGCTGAGGTAAAAGAGAAGACCCAGAATACTGGGGTTCAAATCactactcagctatgaagctcactaggtgaccctaGATCAGTctatgtctctcagcctaacctacctcacagggctggtgtgaggaaaaaaggggagaaaataTGTATGCATCAGGCCACCCTGgtccctgcaaatagaaaaccAGCATAGCAGGCAGAGGTGTGAGCTGCAACTTTTCTCCTAAAGTGCTAGCTTTCTTCTTGCAGGGagtaaaaaaccccacaaccaTCTGACAATTTATCCAGAAGATATATCCCTCACCCCACTCCACCCCCTGCAGTTTGAAGTAGTGTGGCCATTATAGCAAAGTATTCCCTTGCATTACTAGACCTGCCTGCTGAGGACAAAAAAGAGTGAGCTCTATCTGTTGAAGTTCTGCATGTCACCAAGGTGTTAATGGCACAGGAGCCTTGCCAGAAggaacagtggccaaccacaagtGTTGCCAACGTTTGAGCTAGCCCTTGTAGTAATATAGGAAActtccttacaccaagtcagactgttggtctctctagctcagtattgtctacactgactggcagcagctctccagggtttcagacaagggtctctcccagccctacctggagatgctagggattgaaactgggatcttctgcatacaaagcaggtgctctaccactgagctacagtaccTCCCTAAATTGTCCTTTGAATAGTGGTTTAATCTCCAGCAATTAGCAGGTGATAAACCTTTTTGAAGGCATGTCTGCAGATTTCTGCATCTCAAACTTCTATGTAAATGGACAAGAGTGGACCAGGCCTTTCCCCACTagccagttggcaaccctacatttAATTTATGCCAGAGCTTAGTCAGAGGAACATGCCCGGCTAATAACATAACATATCTTAACCTTCCTGCAAAGCAGTCCTAGTTTCTTCCTGCTCTGAGGGATCTGAGTTTCTGGGTCAGAAGGTGTGATGGcctcatgtgtgcatgtgtgttgccCCACCACCTCTTTTTCAGGAAATAAAATGCTGGTCTAACGCCAGCTACAAAACAAGCCACGGAGGCAGACAGAAGAATGAGTTAGTGCAAGGCTTAGTCTTTGGGCTCTGTTCCAAATGCCAGACCTCAGCCATTTGGAACAACAATAATCAGTGCCTCTGTGCCCTGCCCTTCAGCCCTAAGGAGCCACAGCCAATCCTTGCACGTCTGGGGAAAGGGTAGAAGGGTGCAACACCCCGGCAGACTTTCATGCTCCAGAACTCCCCATTcgaaagaaagagaaagggtcTGCTTGAAGAAGATCCATATACTCACACAATGCAACATGGAAAACAGGCTTTAGAAAGACTTTGGCTCATGAATGCCAGCTTGAAAAGACAGGATGTAGGCAGAGGGATTGAGTGCCCCCAGCTATACCACAGGGGGTGGCTTACATGTTCACCCCCTTACTCCCTAGCACAGAAGGCTGGCAAAGCTCCAACAGACACATGGAATCTCTCCCCCACTGCGAATTCTACCATTGCAGCTCCTGTGAAGGGGATCACAACTGGCTCAAGGAAACCTTAGATAAGGTGGGCAATTGGTCCCAAATATTCACTAGCAACGGAGAGAACTCCCCTAATTAGGCTCAGGAAAGTGAAACTATTTCCCCCAAACTTGAAAAAATAGCTCGCTTTATTCCAAGTCGAGTCCTGAGCCTAAATCAGACCTAGGGATGGCCCAGTGATGGCAACAGGAGCACAACAGATCCAGTTCTATCCCCAACCCCATAGGACAGGGCTGGGGTatctgcagtcctccagatgttgttggtctctagTTTCCATTAACCCtaaccagcacagccaatggtctggTATGATGggagtgcaacagcatctggaaggccaccgaTTCTGTAGCCCTGTCTTAGCAAGTCTCCAAAGCCAGCCAATCTGCCAGCAACCTACTTCCTCCAGCCCAGCATTTTGCTTGAGGGTTGAGCAGAGAGAGGTCCCCCCCCAATCTGGCATCTGATATACAGCCATTACAGTATGTCATGTGTTGGGATGAATAAGGAGACTGCCTTCTGCCATTTCAACTGctgcagaagggagggagggagggagaggatgtGGGTGATGAGGCTGGCAGAACTTGtgttcttctctggctcagattgAAATCTGAGCTGTGGAAGAAACTTTTGGCTTGTCATCTTTGCTTTACATTTGAGGTGAACTTTAGAAGtgattaggttttttaaaaagtttcccaGGGCTACCCAACATAATTTTTGGCAACATTGCTAATCTTTATAACTGTGGCTAGGCATGCTCCTTGCTTTGAAAATTATAGGAGCCATAGAAAGAACAAGTACAGGCAACCCCCACTCTCTCATACTGTGTAGGAACTCAAACCAGAAACTCAAATAAACAAACCCCTGCCATACAACTCAAGCCAGaaaccagtttttttaaaaaatctgcatgaactgtaataataaatcaaattaataaaacaacaacaacaacataccctTCTGGAAGGCATGTCACATTCAGGAAGCCATCTCAATCCAACCCTATCAGTCCTTACATCCTGCATCATTCTTTAGAAGCAGAGTTTGTCAACTGACCAGACAAATTGGCCTGGCCAGTACCTATGCCTCTAAAAGCAGACTTTGTCTGCAGAAACCAGCAGCTGAAGCTTCTCATAGCCCAGAGATGACAATGGTCAATAGCTCTGAAGATCATGCTGATGTAAAGAAGCGCATTGACAGATGCTAGGTAAAAAATCTTGGTAACCCTATTTAATAGGAATCCGGCAAACAGGATTGTCATCTTTTGAGTTTGGCTCCTATGTGCTTGTTGCCATTAACAGCTGTGTGACGGACAGGATTTAAACTTGGGTGGAGCTCCCCACCACCATAACTCACTCACTTCCTAAGGATGATTTGCCCAAGAACACTAAAAACTTAAATTAGGCAATCAGAGCTGCAAATTGAAACCCACATGGAGATgcaatgatgtggaaatgtgctgAAGGTCTGCCTACAATGTACCTGTTAAAAGAGGCATAGGAAAAACAAATGGCAATCCCCTCTCTCCAAACCTACCCAACAAGATGTAGCTGGCAAAGGATAGGAGGAGTAGAATGGACTCTTTGCACAGAGGATGGACTGATGTGGgcatttcctgctttttcttattGTGTAGACAGCATGCAGATAGCATGTTAGGGTGGTGACTGAGAGTTGCAGATTCAAATCCCTGATGAGGCACAAAGTTCCCTTGTTACTCCAGGGCCACgttgctctcagcctaacctacttaagGATATATTGGAGCATGCCTTAAGCCTTTTGTAAATTGTGGGAAAGCATAGAGTGAATAAGGTTTGGTTGTCCAATGCTCTTATTACACAATAGGAATAATTTTGCTTTCTAAAAGCACACTTTCAACATTTGGGGGTAGATGGGAGGGACTCTTTAGCATGCAAAGTCTTTGTAAGGGtgttgtgtgttgtttttagGGCTGTTAagcctttaaaagaaaaataatatgaCTTCTGCAGCATAAgtttctatgcatgtttattcagaagtcagtCCATTCAACAAGATTTTCTGCCATGTAAATTTGCTTAAGATTGTATCCTTAGTTGATTTGTGTACAACTAAAGACAGTagttttgaagagaaaaaagTATAGCATTTGATTATACAAGTGTGACATAGCAGGTAACATTTTGGGAGACacgttgcttctctctctctctcacgcacacgcacacagagagagagaaagagagaggaatgcctcttctaagatgccACTTATTTTCTGCAGATATATTGTTTATCTTCAAGATCTGCTGGCTGATCAGTTAGTGCCACATTTTAGTCAATCAAATGCATTTCTCAGATGAGTTTGTTGGATTAAACGTTGCTGCCCTATAGCCTCCCACCATTCCACACTTTAAAAACTTATTCatggttttgaaatgagctacCCAGCCTCGTAAATTAATTCATGAAGTTACTAGTCTCACACATACTTACACACAAACATGTATTTGTGACACACCAAAAgctgggtggggtgggagaaagaCAACAAAGCCCAGCACAACCCTGTTTTCACAACCAATTCGCAGGAACTTGCCTATCTGCACAGCTGGAGGCTAAGGGCCCTCAGACCAGTGCTGTTGTTTTTTGGAAGTGTATTCTGCagcatgtcattgacacaatagcagtgcattagtggtgggtttatattggaccatccacacatcattccactatATTAGTTGTTTTGTGATGCTTCCCTAACATTATAGCATTATTGTAgagaggggcactcttgtgctatacCTCATCAGAAGTAGGGGGGGAAACCTGAACataagcacaaatcatcatgaatgcacaacaagaagaacatctggagggcccctaaTTTTTACTTCCTCTAGAGATGAATGGCTATTTAGATGGCTGGTCCCACATTCTCTGACCCTGCCAAACAACACACCAAGATTTCTATTTCAAGGAAGTTTTTATTTGTACAAACAACttccaacattttttaaaaaaacaagaacaaaacctCAGTCATACAGATTCACACAAAAAAGCTTTGGCATAGCATATGGGAATATTTGATACAATACTAaccctgcaatcctatacccagtttcctgggagcaagccccccTGAAACCAATTGGACTTAACCCTCCTTTTGTAGCAGACACTGTATAGGATTGTGCACTAAgacttttcctcccccccccccaaaaaaagcatttcacataaactttttttaattaaaaaaaggagtAAGAATACAAACTGAAATCCCAACCTTTGGAAATGAATAAATAGAGtgttttttttgcgggggggagaACAATAATgcatttaacaaaacaaaaagaacagaAATCCAGGTTCCTTACAACGGAACCAAATTCAAATATGCTCAAGTCCTTTTGTgggggaatgggagcagaggaGGGGGCGTCACTGGAGAGTCACCAAGGCCTCCAGACAGTTTCATTGCGCTCCCCTGCACTTTGGGAGATGGGCGCTAGGCTCCCTGCAAAGGATGTGAGCCCCTGGACCGGAGAGGCTGAAGGAGTTGCTGTTGAACTGCCAGAAGAGACTGGCATGTTTGCATTGGCATAGAGGGGAATCACAGGCCCACTGCCCGGTGGGAAGCCTGGGTTAGGGATTAGGAAAGCGAACTGGCCGTCAGTAGCTGGCACCAGCTGGAAGCCCCCATAGACCTTTGGCGACAAGGTTTCAGCGGGGTTCAGTTTGCAAGGTACTGGCATTGCCCCGGCTCCTCCTGCAGGGCCCGGCAACTGAACGTGCAAAGGCTGAGCCAGATGTGCAGGCTGTCCGCTCGTGGCTGGAGGTGGAGGCGGCGGCGCGGGGTAATTCATGGCCACAATCTGACCCAGGCAAGTGGAGAGGTGGCCCAGCAGCCGGCTGCGGACCTCCGTGTTCACACCTTCGCAGGTGGAAAGGAAACGGGTCACTTCGTTCATACACTCGTTAAATCCAGCCCGGTATTTGCCTAGAACGGTTGGATCAGCACTCAGGGCagctgcaaaggagagaaaaGGAGCAGAGGGAGAAGGATTAGCCTCTGGAGTCTTTCAAAgcctttgagttcagtggtaaATTCCTTTCCTTGGAATCTGGCTTCCTTTCCTTTGCAAACAGCCCTCTGCCAAGCTCTGAAATTGCTCCTTACCAGCTAATCATCTCTTTGCATTTAGCAAGGTGTAGGCTTATGGGGGACTGGCTGAATTGCAGGTCAGAAGACTGCAAGCTAGAGTTATTGAGGGGagggcctgggttcaaatccctggtcAAACTATGAAGCTTCTCGGGTGGCTTTGAGCAAATCCCTTTCATGGAGGGAGCAAGCGTGGTGAAGAGTGGACCTGGAAGACTAGGGTTTAAATCCTTGCTGAGCCACAAAGCCCATTTGGGTGGCCTCAGAAAATCTGCCCACATTGCAGGGTTCCCACCCCCAAAGTATATTCTGTGGGTTGGGGAGGGCCataaactcagtggcagagcacctgctctgcttgcagaaggtcccaaattcgatcctcaatggcatctccaggtagggctgagagagaccctgcCTGAGAGCctcccagagagccgctgccagtcagtgtagacaatattttagctagacagaccaatggtctgactcggtgtaagacACCTTCCTACAtacaaatgtggtaagtagattACCTGGAAAGGGGTCTGGATGGACTGGCAGCCCACCAGATAGCCTGGCTTTCGGTTCATAAATAAGGTTTGCTCCTGTGCCTTGCAAAGGTCACCAGGAAGATAGTCAGAGAGAGGGAAAACATACAAGAGTTCCAGAGATgaccttcccctctgcccagatcTGCCACTTACCTGTCATTTGGACCCTTTGCAGGTTCCTCAAGTGTTTCACTGTCATTTCCAGGATATCTGCTTTCTCTAGCTTGGAATGCCTGGAACTCTGTGGGAAGTAGACAAAGCAAGACGTTGAGTTTATTTtatctgggggggagggggaagcgagGAAACAACATAAAAgatcctctctccctcccatgtCTTAAGAACTTCACTCCATCTGGCCATCTGGGAGTAGAATTTACTTCTTGCTTATCTCCCCCCCATCTCCCCCCTACCCCTGACCACCTCCCAGCCAGAAGTTGACTAGGTAGGTTCTTTCCAGCATAGGGTGAGGACCCGAGGCATACACAGTTCACAGGACCCGTGCCACCATGGATACCCACCACCCCTCAAAATAACTCTCTAAATGCCCCTTTCCCCACTCTAAACGTACATCTTTCTTCAGAGCATCCAGGATGAGAGTCTTGAGCTGGCCCAGGCTTTCGTTAATCCTGGCACGGCGTCGCTTCTCCATGATCGGTTTGGAAGactgggtgggggagaggggagagagagagagaagtagaaTTTTAGGTGGAGATCTGATGAGCTTGTCCCTTCTTTAGtcacctctctgcttctgaaTTAGCGTTGTGACCCTTTTTGCTTTTGAATTCATCTCTTGATCATTTTTGCAATCTACCCAACCTTTGGTTACTTAGCAAAGCCATTGCACTGAGTGGGGTTGACTTAAGATAGTCTTACAGACCCTCTGCCATTGCATTACCACCATCCCCTGCTGCTACACGCCTGCTTGTTTATGAATTCAAGTGCCCCGTGCCGCACCTCCTCCCCTCCATGTTCTCACCAACATGACAACTCTGTAAACAAACACAAAGcctcccttttttttgctgcataGCTTAGCTCTACGACTGTTATTCCACTCCCTGTCCTCCCTGCAAAATACTCAAACTTCTGTCAAGATGCTATTCCACAGACGCAAACCCAGTTTTGCCCATTTAACATCCATCACAGTTGTCTATCGCCAACAATACCCACATACtcatttcaaacacacacacacacacagagcaatttCTAGGGAGATGTTGTTACAGAAAACACCAGATCAAGACCCCCAAGAAAGCATTTCATGGGGAGATTTTGGGTTGGGGAATGGAAGTAATGAAGAAGATTCACTGGCAGGTTGGGATGTGCACTCATGCACGTGTAGACAAGATGCATTCAGAGAAATCAAACCGTCTTTCAGGAAGAAATAAAAACaggatttttggggaggggggaaattaccTTTCTGTGTTCGCTGGCGCTCTTGGGTTTATCGGGTGTCTGGCTGGCACTGGCCGGGGCCCCCGCAATAGGGGAGGCAGTCGGTTTCTCCAGGGTATCAGCCGGCATTTTTTTTGTAGTAGTAACCTCTCGATTTTAAtgcaacagtttaaaaaataaaagcacaacACGAGGAAGGACCAACGTTGCAAGTATATCAGTGGAGGGATGGGGGGAAAGCGGATCAGCtgattgtttttaattaaaaaaaataaagaagacTGTACATCCGATGTTGGTAGTAGCCAATGGATTTAAGGTCGCTGCTGTTGGAGCAATTATTATTTATCCCAGCTTAAGGAGCTCGCCAAGAAATAAGTAAGTGGGGGCAAAGGTCTGTATTTACAATCAGGCATCAAAAGGCAATGCAAATGgacaggaggagaagaggagaccCTTATGcgcggctggctggctggctggctggctcgtCCTTTCTTTTTTCCGTCTCCTCCACTACCACCACCCACACTTGTATAACTGCAAGATCCGCTCCTGGCTGGCTTGGAGAAGCTTCCCCCTCCGCTTTTATAGCCGGCGGCAGTTCCCAATTCGTGTGAAACCTTCTCCGCAATCTTTCCCACACTTCCGCCAGCCAATCAAAGACGGGACTCACCCCGCCAGCCCCGCCGATTGGACGAAGCCTCCGCGAGCTGTCAGTCACGCGCTGAGCTCCcagggggaaataaataaataaattattgtagAGGCGCACACAGGTAATCTCCCAAGGTTGGACGAGAACCAGCGACTTGGGAGAAAAGCGATGTGTGGGAGGAAGCAACACCCCCACACACgtacgcgcgcgcacacaca
Coding sequences within:
- the HES4 gene encoding transcription factor HES-4 isoform X1, producing MPADTLEKPTASPIAGAPASASQTPDKPKSASEHRKSSKPIMEKRRRARINESLGQLKTLILDALKKDSSRHSKLEKADILEMTVKHLRNLQRVQMTAALSADPTVLGKYRAGFNECMNEVTRFLSTCEGVNTEVRSRLLGHLSTCLGQIVAMNYPAPPPPPPATSGQPAHLAQPLHVQLPGPAGGAGAMPVPCKLNPAETLSPKVYGGFQLVPATDGQFAFLIPNPGFPPGSGPVIPLYANANMPVSSGSSTATPSASPVQGLTSFAGSLAPISQSAGERNETVWRPW
- the HES4 gene encoding transcription factor HES-4 isoform X2: MSSKPIMEKRRRARINESLGQLKTLILDALKKDSSRHSKLEKADILEMTVKHLRNLQRVQMTAALSADPTVLGKYRAGFNECMNEVTRFLSTCEGVNTEVRSRLLGHLSTCLGQIVAMNYPAPPPPPPATSGQPAHLAQPLHVQLPGPAGGAGAMPVPCKLNPAETLSPKVYGGFQLVPATDGQFAFLIPNPGFPPGSGPVIPLYANANMPVSSGSSTATPSASPVQGLTSFAGSLAPISQSAGERNETVWRPW
- the HES4 gene encoding transcription factor HES-4 isoform X3, whose product is MEKRRRARINESLGQLKTLILDALKKDSSRHSKLEKADILEMTVKHLRNLQRVQMTAALSADPTVLGKYRAGFNECMNEVTRFLSTCEGVNTEVRSRLLGHLSTCLGQIVAMNYPAPPPPPPATSGQPAHLAQPLHVQLPGPAGGAGAMPVPCKLNPAETLSPKVYGGFQLVPATDGQFAFLIPNPGFPPGSGPVIPLYANANMPVSSGSSTATPSASPVQGLTSFAGSLAPISQSAGERNETVWRPW